From Mus musculus strain C57BL/6J chromosome 17, GRCm38.p6 C57BL/6J, the proteins below share one genomic window:
- the Pgk2 gene encoding phosphoglycerate kinase 2: protein MALSAKLTLDKVDLKGKRVIMRVDFNVPMKNNQITNNQRIKAAIPSIKHCLDNGAKSVVLMSHLGRPDGIPMPDKYSLEPVADELKSLLNKDVIFLKDCVGPEVEQACANPDNGSIILLENLRFHVEEEGKGKDSSGKKISADPAKVEAFQASLSKLGDVYVNDAFGTAHRAHSSTVGVNLPQKASGFLMKKELDYFSKALEKPERPFLAILGGAKVKDKIQLIKNMLDKVNFMIIGGGMAYTFLKELKNMQIGASLFDEEGATIVKEIMEKAEKNGVKIVFPVDFVTGDKFDENAKVGQATIESGIPSGWMGLDCGPESIKINAQIVAQAKLIVWNGPIGVFEWDAFAKGTKALMDEVVKATSNGCVTIIGGGDTATCCAKWGTEDKVSHVSTGGGASLELLEGKILPGVEALSNM, encoded by the coding sequence ATGGCTCTTTCTGCTAAGTTGACTCTGGACAAAGTGGATCTTAAGGGAAAAAGAGTAATCATGAGAGTAGACTTCAACGTTCCCATGAAGAATAACCAAATTACAAACAACCAGAGAATCAAGGCTGCCATCCCAAGTATCAAGCACTGTCTGGACAATGGAGCCAAGTCCGTAGTTCTCATGAGTCACCTCGGTCGGCCTGATGGTATCCCTATGCCAGACAAGTATTCATTAGAGCCTGTTGCTGATGAGCTCAAGTCCCTGCTGAACAAGGACGTCATATTCTTGAAGGACTGTGTGGGCCCTGAAGTAGAGCAAGCCTGTGCCAACCCAGATAATGGGTCTATCATCCTGCTGGAGAACCTGCGCTTCCATGTGGAGGAAGAAGGTAAGGGTAAAGATTCTTCTGGAAAAAAGATTAGTGCTGACCCTGCTAAAGTAGAAGCCTTCCAAGCATCACTGTCTAAACTTGGCGATGTCTATGTCAACGATGCATTTGGCACTGCACATCGGGCTCACAGTTCTACGGTCGGAGTAAATTTGCCCCAGAAGGCATCTGGTTTCCTTATGAAGAAGGAACTGGATTATTTTTCCAAGGCTTTAGAAAAGCCAGAGAGGCCCTTCCTGGCTATCCTTGGTGGAGCCAAAGTGAAAGACAAGATCCAACTCATTAAAAATATGTTAGACAAAGTCAATTTCATGATTATTGGTGGTGGAATGGCTTACACCTTcctgaaagaactcaagaacatgCAGATTGGTGCTTCCTTGTTTGATGAAGAGGGAGCCACGATTGTTAAAGAGATCAtggaaaaagcagaaaagaatgGTGTAAAGATAGTTTTTCCTGTTGACTTTGTTACTGGTGACAAGTTTGATGAGAATGCTAAAGTTGGACAAGCCACTATAGAATCTGGTATACCATCTGGTTGGATGGGCTTGGACTGTGGCCCTGAGAGCATTAAAATCAATGCTCAAATTGTGGCCCAAGCAAAGCTGATAGTTTGGAATGGACCTATTGGGGTATTTGAATGGGATGCCTTTGCTAAAGGAACCAAAGCTCTCATGGATGAAGTTGTAAAGGCCACCTCCAATGGCTGTGTCACCATTATAGGAGGCGGAGATACTGCTACTTGCTGCGCCAAATGGGGCACTGAAGACAAGGTCAGCCATGTGAGCACAGGAGGTGGGGCAAGTCTTGAGCTTCTGGAAGGTAAAATCCTTCCAGGGGTAGAGGCCCTCAGCAACATGTAA